ATGCCATTCTTTACTTCAACGTGGAATGGTATCTGATAAGGAATTCCCTTAGAAAGCACGAACTTTTTAAAAGTATCGGTGTTTACTGCTTCATTCCAATGGAAATTCCCATCTTTTTGTGTAGAGTTGGTTTGAAGAGTAAAGGAAGCCTTTGGAGAAACTTCAAACGTTCTAATTTTAGGACTGCTATTACGAATGTAATATGGCATCGGATAGTCCTCTTTTTCCGATGGATGATCTTGACGATAAGCTTTTACTGCTGCCTCACCAAAAAACCATTGAACATAGTCAAGTGAGACGAGGAGCTTTCCATTTTTTACTTGTAACGTTTTCACATAGGCCATTGATTTTTCAAGGGTATTTCCTTGTTTATCCTTGCTACTTGTTGGAACAATTACTTGGGGAGGAACAGGCGCAACCGTTCCTTGCTGTGAAGCTGCATGAGCGTCAGTAACAAACAATGAACAGAATAACAAAGAAGAAAGCAGCAAATATGTTTTTCTCATAGGGTGTCATTTCCTTTCTGTACACGAAATACTATTCACAAGTAGTAGACGAAAAAATAACAAAACCGTTTCGCCTCAAGAAGAAAAATTTAACATAACTATATCGAGTGAAATAAAAGTGAACGAATTGAGCCGTTATCATTAGCAAAACAAGTGAGTCAGCATGAAGAGTAGCCTCCTGTCATCAGAGCAGACTGATGAACAGGAGGTTTTTTCATGGCATCTTAAACGGATTTCAAGACATTCGGTACCCTAACTGAGCTGACATCGCACGTACCGTCGCTAGCGTTTCTTGTAAAATCTCTTCTTGTTTCGGCATCACGCGGTCGGAGGGACCGATCACACTGACAGATGCAGTTACGTGCCCAGTTGAATCAAAAATCGGGGCAGCGATTCCGGTCACGCCTGTATTGCGTCGATTCGAGCTGATTTCATAGCCTCGCCGGCGGATCGTCACCAAGTCCTCTTTAATTTGCTCAACAGACGTGTACGAATGAGGTGTGTAGCTTTTCAGCGGATGTTCCTGCAAAATCTCATCCTGAAACTCCTCTGGCTGATAGGCCAGCAAAACCCTTGCAGCAGAGGTAGAGTAAAGAGGAAAACGCCGAAAGGATTCTACGGTAAAGCGAACAGGATGAAGCGAATCCTCTTTTGCTACATAGATCGCGTCCTTAGAATCTTGTACACATAAGACCGCCAATTCGTTTGTCCGTGAGACAAGCTGGTCTAAGAACGGTTTGGAAAAATCAACGATATCGTGATTCGTGAGTACCTTAGTGCCCAGCTCCAAAAGCGTGTAGCCAAGCGTATACTGCTTGGTTTTTTCATTTTGGCGGATAAAGCCTTCAGACTCCAGTGTGGACAGGAGCTTGTGAACGGCTCCCTTGGACAGCTGGAGTTTTTTGCTGAGCTCCGTTACCCCGAGTTCCTTTGGCGAATCGAGAAATATTTTTAACAGCCGACAGCCATTTCGAACAGAAGACAATACTTGGTCCATACAAACGTCTCCTTTAACGTACAGTAGCTCTTCTATCAAAGAAGAGTCTCGATTGAAGTAATTTTACCATTAGAAAGAATGCTGACAAGCCTGTAATTGGAGCAATGGTGCTTCTAGTACGACTACCTTGAATAGTCAGTATCTTTATGCTAGTATAGCATTATCGTTCTCGAATAGGAAACGTCGTTCTCTATTCGTGAACAATATAGACAATCGGGGGTCGAACTTACATGAAGAAAAAGGCATTATCCGTCCTGTCCATTTTCGCTTTGACTGGTTCCTTGCTGGCTGGATGTGGCTCCTCCACGCCGCAAACATCTGCTCCTGCACCGGCTGCTGGCAACAATAGCGGCACCGAAGCACAAGCTCAGCTGGAAGACACACTGGTAGTAGCAGGAAACGGCGCGACCGTTGAAAAGATGATGAAGGATGAAGTCTTCAAGAAGTTTAACGAGAAGTATCCGAATGTAAAGCTGACCTATGTTTCTGGTGTTTCCACGGAGATTGTAGCGAAGGTTAAGGCTCAGAAAAATGCACCGCAAATCGACCTGACAATCGTTGAAGGCGGCGAACAAGAGAAGGGACGTCAAGAAGGCTTGTGGGAAACTGTATCCGCAACAGATATCCCGAACATGAAAAACGTACCGGAAGATTTGCGTGTGACAGAGGATAGCGGTGTAGTTGTAAACTTCACGCCGATGGGGATTTCCTATAATGCGGATCTGGTAAAAGAAAAAGGCTTGCCTGTACCGAAGTCCTGGAATGACCTGGCGAAGCCTGAAGTGAAAGGCTACATCACGATGACAGACGTAGCGAGCAACTTTGGACGCTCAACGATGATCATGCTGGCGTACGCAAATGGCGGGTCTGAGAAAGACATCGAACAAGGCTTTAAGAAAATGGAAACGATTGCAGGATACATGCCGACCTTTGCGAAGAGTGCTGCACAGCTTCAGCAAAATCTGCAAAACAAAAGCTCAGCGTACACCACTTGGACAATGGCGCGTAGCTTGACACAAAAAGAAGCAGGCGTACCATTGGAGTTCGTTTTCCCTGAAGAGGGCGGAAACATCGTACCGAACGTAGCTACGCTGGTAAAAGGTTCGAAGAGTCCAAAAGCGGCAAAAGCATTCGTCGATTTCCTTTTGACAGATGAAATTCAAACGATGTACGCAACGAAGCTGTACTACAATCCGGCAACCTCTGTGAAGCTGCCAGACGATGTAGCAAAAACATTGGAATTCGATCGTACAAAGGTTGTCAACTTCGACTATAGCGTAGTGAGCAAGGAAACATCTGCTTGGCTGGATCGCTTTAACAAAGAAATCGCACCTAAAACAGGAAAGTAGGTATTCACGTGACCAAGGTGATTGATGTTGAACTGCGCGGCATCATGAAAAAATTTCAAAGCAATGTCGTGGTTCAAAACTTCAACCTGCAGGTGGAGCAAGGCGAATTCATTTCATTCCTCGGCCCATCTGGTTGCGGTAAGACCACGACCTTGAATATGATTGCCGGTTTTTTGGACCCGGATGGCGGGGACCTTTTGATCAAAGGGCAGAGAATGAATGGCGTGCCTCCGTACAAACGGGAGCTGGGCATGGTTTTTCAGACGTACTCGTTGTTTCCCCATATGACTGTGGCGGAAAACATCGCCTACGGCTTGAAATTGCGCAAAGTGAACAAGCAAGAAATGCAAGAGCGTGTGAATCGTGTACTCGGGCTGGTCAAGCTGCCAAACGTAGCAGACCGCTATCCGAAACAACTCTCCGGCGGACAACGCCAGCGGATTGCGATTGCACGGGCGCTTGTTATTGAGCCGTCGCTCCTGCTGTTGGATGAGCCGCTCAGTAACTTGGATGCCAAACTTCGGGAAGAGCTTCGCGATGAGTTAAAGCGCTTACATCACGAAATCGGCGTTACGACTATTTTCGTTACCCATGATCAAGAAGAGGCGCTAGCGCTTTCTGATCGCATCGTGGTCATGAATCACGGATTCGTGGAGCAAATCGGTACACCGCTGGAGATTTACAATCAGCCCGCTTCTGAATTCGTACATACCTTCATCGGTAAGACGAACCGTTTGGAAGGGGAAGTCATTGGAATGGACGGGGATGTACTCACGCTGCGGACGACTGGTGGAATGCTCGTGAAGGCGGCAAAGCAACAGCGAACCGTGGCACTCCATGAAAAAGTGATCATTTTTATCCGACCAGAGAAAATCAAGCTGACCGATACAGCAGTCAGTGAGGAAGCGAATCGGGTAAAAGGATATTTGCAGCTTGCCTCCTTCCTGGGCTCGTACACAGAATGTGAGGTCAAGGTCGGGGAGCATACGCTCTCGGCAAAAGTCCAAATGACCGATAGTTCGGTGGACCGCCAAGAAGGTCAAACGGTTTACTGTCAATGGAACGCGGACGACGTACTGGTCATGCCCGCAGGAAGGGGATGACGGATGAGCAAGCGTCTCTCGGTTACATTGTTGACAGCACCTGCGATGATTTTGCTGCTTGGCGTATTCATCCTCCCGATGCTGATGATGCTTTTGCTCAGCTTTCAGGATGAGAATCAGGCGTTCTCTTTGCACAATTATTCATTATTTATACAAGATCCGTACTACTTGGAGATTCTTTGGCGGACGATTCGCGTGAGTCTCTGGACGGTACTGGTAAGTCTCTTGCTCGGATTTCCTGTAGCGATGTACATGGCGCAGGCTACAGGGAAAATGCGTGGAATCGTCACGATGCTGATCCTGGCCCCTCACCTCATCAGTGTTGTTATTCGCAACTTCGGTTGGGTAGTGGTTTTGGGGGAAAAAGGGTGGATCAATGAGACGTTGATCAGTCTGGGGCTGATCGATCAACCGTTGCGGCTGTTGTACAACGAGCTCGGTATTGTGATCGGTCTGACGGATTCCTTCGTTGCCTACATGGTTCTGGCGATTGCAACCAGCTTGTATGCCATCGATCCGTCCCTGAATAAGGCGGCATCGATTTTGGGGGCTTCCCGCGTACGCACGTTTTTCAGTGTGACATTGCCCTTGTGTTTGCCGGGGATTATTGCTGGTACGACACTGGTGTTCAGCTTGTCGATGAGTGCTTTTGTGACACCAGCCTTAATGGGCGGCACTTCCGTGAAGGTCTTGCCTGTCATTGCCTATGAGCAAATCATGGCGACATTGAACTGGCCTTTGGGCGCGGCACTTGCCTTCCTGCTTTTGGGAAGCACGATTCTATTGGTGACTTTGTATACAAAGCTGATTGAAACCAAGCGGTATAAAGAGGTGTTTGCGTCATGAAAAAAATAAACGTACTCGGACTCATCACGTTCTTTGTGCTTGTTTTGGTCAATCTGCCGTTTCTGGTCATTATCCCGAGCTCCTTTACGGCAGCCGGATACCTCGCTTTTCCGCCCGAAGGATTTTCGTGGCAGTGGTATGAAATGATTTTGGATCGGCCCGAATTCATCGATTCGCTGTGGATCAGTCTAAAGCTAGCTACGGTAACGGCGATTTTGGCGACTTTCTTAGGGACATTGGCTGCATTCGCGCTGTCCAAATACAAGTTTCGTGGGAGCGGCATCATCAACGCACTAATGCTTTCACCGCTTACCGTTCCTTCACTCATTATCGGGATTTCCGCGCTGCTGTTTTTCACGAGAATTGGTATCGCGGGGACGTTTACAGGACTTTTGCTGGCGCACATGCTGATCTCGATTCCGTATGTCGTTAGGCTGGTGCTCACAGGGCTTAGCTCGTTCGATTATACGCTGGAAAAAGCGGGATACATGCTGGGGGCCCATCCGTTTCGGGTGTTCTGGGATATTACGTTGCCACTGTTGCGTCCGGCCATCGTGTCGGGGATGATCTTTTCGTTCTTGACGTCGTTTGACAATGTCACGGTTTCCTTATTCTTGGTGGCACCGGATACGACGACGCTGCCACTCGCGATTTTCACCTATATGCAGGAGACACTTGACCCGTTGGTGGCTTCGATATCCTCCGTGGTCATCCTGCTGAGTCTGGTGTTCATCGTCTTGTTGGAAAAAGTGTACGGACTAGAGCGCCTGTTCGGACTCAATTCACAATCTCATTAAGGAAGAGGCACTATGTCAATCCACACTTATGTACAAGAGAATATGCCCCACTATCTTCAGTTACTCGAAGAGTCAGTTAACATGGACTCGCCTTCTCGTGACAAACAGTTGGGTGACCGCATGGCGGGCTGGTTCGCCCTGCAGTTTCAAAGGCTGACAGGAGGAGTAGCAGAGCTGATCCCGAATAAGACGTATGGCGATCAGGTGCGTTGTACGCTGGGCAACGGGGAAAAACAAATCCTCATCATCGGCCATTACGATACCGTATGGCTAGAAGGAGAGGCGGCTCGCCGACCGTTTGCGATCCGGGATGAGAAAGCGTACGGGCCGGGCGTATACGATATGAAAGCGGGCGTTTTGCAAGCAATGTTTGCCATGCGGGCATTGGTAAAGCTGGATCGCCTGCCAGCAGATAAAAAAATCGTGCTCCTATTAAACAGTGACGAGGAGATCGGCAGCCCGACTTCTCGCCGACTGGTAGAAGAAGAAGCCGCGCGTTCGGTGGCGAGCTTTGTGTTGGAGCCGCCAACCGAACCGAGCGGCGCACTCAAAACATGGCGGAAGGGAAGCGCCCATTTTACCTTGGCAGTCAGCGGAATTTCCTCACACGCGGGCGTCGATCATCAAAAAGGCGTCTCTGCTATTGAAGAGCTGGCGAGACAGGTGCAATTTCTGCATGCCTTGACCGATTACGAGAAAGGGACAACCGTCAATGTGGGCGTCATCAAGGGCGGGATTGGCTCCAATGTCGTAGCGGATTCGGCAGAAGCTGAAATTGACGTGAGATTTATCTCGATGGAAGAGGCCCTACGCATTGAGAAGGTAATGAGCGAACTCACGCCAGTGCTCGCCGGTACAAACATCAGCGTAACGGGAGGCATTCGCCGACCGCCGATGGAGCGAACCGAAGAGACAGGCAAATTATTTTCCCTTGCACAATCGATTAGCATCAATGAACTAGGGATGGCTTTGGAAGAGTCGGGTACAGGTGGAGTCAGCGATGGCAATTTCGCGGCAGCTTGCGGAGTCCCGACGCTGGATGGACTTGGTGTAAAAGGTGGTTACGCCCACTCGCCGGATGAATGGATCGAACTGGGAGAAATATCGACGCGTGCTACCTTGTTGGCGCGGTTGATAGAGGAAGTATAGAGAGAAGCAAGAGAAAAAGAGAAGAAGCACCTGCCTGATGCGTAAGATGGTTGCATCAGGGCAGGTGCCTTTTTGTGTGGAAAAAGAGAGGCTATTGTTTCGAGGATGTATTTAGCTTTTTCACAAAGCTATTAAGGTAGTTCGCTCCGCGGCTGGTGAGGATACCAGCTAGCACGGCAGAAACGTAGTAGCCGCTGCCCTCAAGACCAAAGGGGTTGACTTGAAAAGCGAGGGAGAGCGAAATGCCAATGAGGATAGAGAGGATATAAGTGAAGCGGTCTTTTAGTACGGGGAAAGCATTCTTTAAAATTTCGGTAACGGCTTCAATCAAGATTGCCATAAAAGTAAGCAGACTTAGACTGTGAATGAATGGGTCCATGTCAATCAAAGGTTGTTCCTCCTTTTGCTAGTAGAGCGGGGCGTACTTCGGGGAAAACATCCAGTCGTTATTCATTTGGAAGGGAATTCATTCGCGAGGCGAGATTTCGCCCCAAGGCAGGTAGGTGTCACCTTTGTGGATGACTTCTTGTGGAGGAGGTCGGCAGGATCGGCAACATCTAGGAAATCCTCGCTTGCATGTACGTTTTGAGTTCGGTCTCCAGCTCTTTGACACGGTACTCCAGCTGTTGTCTTTCTACGACCAGCGTCGTGTATTTATCTCGCCACTCCTGCACGATGGTTTCAAGCTCCATGCAACGGTTGCGCCAAACATGGAGTTCTTCTCGAAGCTTGTCCATTTCCTGACGAAGCTCCTGGCGAATTTGCTGGTTTTCTTGTGAGATTTGCTGCCTGTCTGTTATCATCAACTCTTTCTTGTTGTTGTGGCGAGCAACCAGATAAGTGACGATTGCCGTCAGTGCACTGGATACTACCAAGGGGAGAGTGGAAGAGTTGAGTAGTGTTTGGATCATCCGTTTATTCACCTGCTTTCTCTTGTGAGGTCTATATATAGAGTAGACAGTTTGGGGAAATTCTCACGGTGGTTTGGGTGGTTGTACTTTACCACAATTCAATGAATCAAATGCTTGTACGAGCTAATTTGTCTTATTCATAGTAGTAACCCCACGCATTGAGCTCTGCATTCCCAGTGATGATTGCTTTTACGACGAGTTGTGTTCCGACCGGTTGGCTTGAAATATCCGTAAGAGTTTGTGCAGGAACGTCTGACCAAGTATTTCCACCATCTCGAGATGCCTGGTATTTGATGCTTCCACCATTAACCGTTTCATCTCCGACAATCACGATTTTATTTGGCGGCGTAGTGGTGTTCTCGGGTTTTGATTGTAGATGATTTTGGTCTACGGCCTTTTGTAATCGTAATTCCTGTATTTGGGTTACGCCAGACCCGTATTGGGAGGAGGTAGAGTAAAATCGATAGTATTGATAAGGTTTGATGTTTTCAGTAGGAATGGTAAATTCATTACCTTCATACTGATTCCAAACATAACCGGAAACGGAATGGAGTGTATCCCAAGTCGTATTATTATTGGAGCCCTGCAATTGCCAGCTAGTAGGAGCGTATTTTGCGCCTCCAGATAAAAGATATCGATCGACTATCTGAGCGGGATTATCCAGAAAGATTTTGATCCAATGATGTCCACCGGCAGTTGTGCTCCAGCCACTTGCAAAGTTGCGGTCAAACATGTGAAACACAGCTCCACCAGTAACACTGTCTGCACTCACAATAAAAGGGGCCGGAGCATCGTTAGCAGTCATGGGCGGTACGATATCTACGATTCCAGTAGTGAATTTTTTTTGAGTATGATCATAGACAGCTTGGCTATTCGGGATATCTACACCAGATAGATCTGTGAAAGTATCGATAACCATGTTTTTTAATCCATATTTTGTTGCATTCATGTAAGTGATTAGCTGGAAATTTGTTTTTAGTAGATTCGTTTCAAGATCGATGACTCGTTGAGGGAGGTTGGAGTCTGCTATGGAGGGGTTCAATAATAAATTGGCGCTTGTTACAGTAAAATCTCGAATAGACGGGGTGCTTGATTCACTAGCTGGAGAATGGAGAGTCGCACGAACTCGAAGATCGCTGTTGATGGGATTGGCAAATTCGATCTCTTGACCCAACTCAGCAGATTGCCAAGACCCGCCACCATTGTTGCTTACTTCCCATAGGATTTCTCCGCCATCGAGAATTTGATTGGCAGTTAGTGTAACACGAGAAATGGGGGTAACCGATGGTAAGGTGGATGAAGTATATACTTGTGTGATTTCCCCTGCCGCACCACCTAATGAAATACGATAACTTCTAATTGTGGGGGAAATCCCGTAATTTGGTGACTGCATCTTTATCTTCATGATTAACTGGTCTGTTTTAGTAGGAAGGGTGAGCTCCTCACCGAGGGATAGGGGGAACCACGATGCACCGTCAGGGGAAATCTGGAAAGTTACAGAGGTAGGTACAGTATCGTAACGTAACATTTTTATCAGGCTATAGTTGCTTGAAGAATACTCGGTGGTATTTATGACAATAGTTAATCGACCTTTTCCGTCAATACAGCCAGATATTCGTGTTGTATTGGTCCCGCTTTGAATGAGGGTATCCGGTTCCACAACTGATAAAGTAGCGACATCAATAGAGATAAGACGGGTAGAGCCAACCGTTTGTTGATGATAAAAAACCCGCATAATTTTGTCTTGTAACACAAACCCAATCGGTAAAGAATGATCAATGGCCATGAATCCGGTCAAAGGAAAAGTGGTGGATGCTCCCGTTGACAAGTTTAGGCGGTGTACAATCGGAGCATTGTTATCAACGCATAAGATAGTCGTAATCCCTGTTGATTCATCGTGGGTTGCGT
The window above is part of the Brevibacillus brevis NBRC 100599 genome. Proteins encoded here:
- a CDS encoding IclR family transcriptional regulator, whose amino-acid sequence is MDQVLSSVRNGCRLLKIFLDSPKELGVTELSKKLQLSKGAVHKLLSTLESEGFIRQNEKTKQYTLGYTLLELGTKVLTNHDIVDFSKPFLDQLVSRTNELAVLCVQDSKDAIYVAKEDSLHPVRFTVESFRRFPLYSTSAARVLLAYQPEEFQDEILQEHPLKSYTPHSYTSVEQIKEDLVTIRRRGYEISSNRRNTGVTGIAAPIFDSTGHVTASVSVIGPSDRVMPKQEEILQETLATVRAMSAQLGYRMS
- a CDS encoding ABC transporter substrate-binding protein gives rise to the protein MKKKALSVLSIFALTGSLLAGCGSSTPQTSAPAPAAGNNSGTEAQAQLEDTLVVAGNGATVEKMMKDEVFKKFNEKYPNVKLTYVSGVSTEIVAKVKAQKNAPQIDLTIVEGGEQEKGRQEGLWETVSATDIPNMKNVPEDLRVTEDSGVVVNFTPMGISYNADLVKEKGLPVPKSWNDLAKPEVKGYITMTDVASNFGRSTMIMLAYANGGSEKDIEQGFKKMETIAGYMPTFAKSAAQLQQNLQNKSSAYTTWTMARSLTQKEAGVPLEFVFPEEGGNIVPNVATLVKGSKSPKAAKAFVDFLLTDEIQTMYATKLYYNPATSVKLPDDVAKTLEFDRTKVVNFDYSVVSKETSAWLDRFNKEIAPKTGK
- a CDS encoding ABC transporter ATP-binding protein; its protein translation is MTKVIDVELRGIMKKFQSNVVVQNFNLQVEQGEFISFLGPSGCGKTTTLNMIAGFLDPDGGDLLIKGQRMNGVPPYKRELGMVFQTYSLFPHMTVAENIAYGLKLRKVNKQEMQERVNRVLGLVKLPNVADRYPKQLSGGQRQRIAIARALVIEPSLLLLDEPLSNLDAKLREELRDELKRLHHEIGVTTIFVTHDQEEALALSDRIVVMNHGFVEQIGTPLEIYNQPASEFVHTFIGKTNRLEGEVIGMDGDVLTLRTTGGMLVKAAKQQRTVALHEKVIIFIRPEKIKLTDTAVSEEANRVKGYLQLASFLGSYTECEVKVGEHTLSAKVQMTDSSVDRQEGQTVYCQWNADDVLVMPAGRG
- a CDS encoding ABC transporter permease produces the protein MSKRLSVTLLTAPAMILLLGVFILPMLMMLLLSFQDENQAFSLHNYSLFIQDPYYLEILWRTIRVSLWTVLVSLLLGFPVAMYMAQATGKMRGIVTMLILAPHLISVVIRNFGWVVVLGEKGWINETLISLGLIDQPLRLLYNELGIVIGLTDSFVAYMVLAIATSLYAIDPSLNKAASILGASRVRTFFSVTLPLCLPGIIAGTTLVFSLSMSAFVTPALMGGTSVKVLPVIAYEQIMATLNWPLGAALAFLLLGSTILLVTLYTKLIETKRYKEVFAS
- a CDS encoding ABC transporter permease produces the protein MKKINVLGLITFFVLVLVNLPFLVIIPSSFTAAGYLAFPPEGFSWQWYEMILDRPEFIDSLWISLKLATVTAILATFLGTLAAFALSKYKFRGSGIINALMLSPLTVPSLIIGISALLFFTRIGIAGTFTGLLLAHMLISIPYVVRLVLTGLSSFDYTLEKAGYMLGAHPFRVFWDITLPLLRPAIVSGMIFSFLTSFDNVTVSLFLVAPDTTTLPLAIFTYMQETLDPLVASISSVVILLSLVFIVLLEKVYGLERLFGLNSQSH
- a CDS encoding M20 family metallopeptidase; protein product: MSIHTYVQENMPHYLQLLEESVNMDSPSRDKQLGDRMAGWFALQFQRLTGGVAELIPNKTYGDQVRCTLGNGEKQILIIGHYDTVWLEGEAARRPFAIRDEKAYGPGVYDMKAGVLQAMFAMRALVKLDRLPADKKIVLLLNSDEEIGSPTSRRLVEEEAARSVASFVLEPPTEPSGALKTWRKGSAHFTLAVSGISSHAGVDHQKGVSAIEELARQVQFLHALTDYEKGTTVNVGVIKGGIGSNVVADSAEAEIDVRFISMEEALRIEKVMSELTPVLAGTNISVTGGIRRPPMERTEETGKLFSLAQSISINELGMALEESGTGGVSDGNFAAACGVPTLDGLGVKGGYAHSPDEWIELGEISTRATLLARLIEEV
- a CDS encoding carbohydrate-binding protein; the protein is MTLPIKLKRGLKANLPSAASAGEPLFTTDTKELFIGTGDGISAIGTDPTLAERVGKLEKYRSSVSRTYTETFTSPKVDIEKTTAWYSTNGVRTSKIPSITENFTDLSAVDQINSYGVTFDTENALVRLSNTLEGVVVSSALPVVGVDKLTVQSDYMLPKALGVTATKKVTGEKVSKFPHLEPTILVDRLNRTWVISFVDREGIYAVVTNPDDSLAFEGYLYSYSGTGYYVASSITNAVVDHNNNVWIAAALTSMPGLLISITPDFQAFLTPISVKGNTSINTSTPFLKLHVDKNNRIWYSWGYSTNLYYGCVNSDGTFFIPTTSLAFTPSMVVDNVVMVEDRTKGYVCFITRGFSINTVRALRLNYDGTNPTHFSSIGKASSKWLNATHDESTGITTILCVDNNAPIVHRLNLSTGASTTFPLTGFMAIDHSLPIGFVLQDKIMRVFYHQQTVGSTRLISIDVATLSVVEPDTLIQSGTNTTRISGCIDGKGRLTIVINTTEYSSSNYSLIKMLRYDTVPTSVTFQISPDGASWFPLSLGEELTLPTKTDQLIMKIKMQSPNYGISPTIRSYRISLGGAAGEITQVYTSSTLPSVTPISRVTLTANQILDGGEILWEVSNNGGGSWQSAELGQEIEFANPINSDLRVRATLHSPASESSTPSIRDFTVTSANLLLNPSIADSNLPQRVIDLETNLLKTNFQLITYMNATKYGLKNMVIDTFTDLSGVDIPNSQAVYDHTQKKFTTGIVDIVPPMTANDAPAPFIVSADSVTGGAVFHMFDRNFASGWSTTAGGHHWIKIFLDNPAQIVDRYLLSGGAKYAPTSWQLQGSNNNTTWDTLHSVSGYVWNQYEGNEFTIPTENIKPYQYYRFYSTSSQYGSGVTQIQELRLQKAVDQNHLQSKPENTTTPPNKIVIVGDETVNGGSIKYQASRDGGNTWSDVPAQTLTDISSQPVGTQLVVKAIITGNAELNAWGYYYE